From a region of the Candidatus Margulisiibacteriota bacterium genome:
- a CDS encoding nucleotidyltransferase domain-containing protein produces the protein MSKLFLPPETLENIRAIIKTKYPQATVWAYGSRVDGTAHENSDIDLAIKDFGQPDGNILKLRA, from the coding sequence ATGTCTAAACTCTTTCTCCCGCCGGAAACACTGGAAAATATCCGCGCCATAATCAAGACAAAATATCCGCAGGCCACGGTCTGGGCTTACGGCAGCAGAGTGGACGGCACGGCACACGAGAATAGCGATATTGATCTGGCCATTAAAGATTTCGGACAGCCTGATGGTAATATTTTAAAACTCCGCGC